From Solwaraspora sp. WMMD1047, the proteins below share one genomic window:
- a CDS encoding GNAT family N-acetyltransferase, whose product MRPLRSSVVASRPVDSTDADLTDGRFVLRPATRVDLPAMSRAHIDLLPMGLFPALGPRFLQRWQRTFLESPHGVGIVAVDTTTRPGEVVGLVLGATDHHAHTAELARNRRALASLALAGCLALTVRPRVAVRTARSRLRPLARRLLRIGVFPATAERAASVAAPNVAVMSVLAVRPQWRRSGIGVLLVAHFVEQARLAGATRVEAQTSTGSVGATGFYERLGWEAGAQESTPDGESVRTYHHRLEPPDRAIADGEMTGRSH is encoded by the coding sequence ACCGACGGACGGTTCGTGCTGCGCCCGGCGACGCGTGTCGACCTGCCGGCGATGTCCCGAGCGCACATCGATTTGCTCCCGATGGGGCTTTTCCCGGCGCTCGGACCCCGGTTTCTCCAGCGCTGGCAGCGCACCTTCCTGGAGTCGCCGCACGGGGTGGGCATCGTCGCCGTCGACACCACCACCCGGCCCGGTGAAGTGGTCGGCCTGGTGCTGGGCGCCACCGACCACCACGCCCATACCGCGGAGCTGGCGAGAAACCGACGGGCGTTGGCGTCCCTCGCCCTCGCCGGGTGCCTGGCGCTGACGGTCCGACCCCGGGTGGCCGTGCGCACCGCGCGATCCCGGCTGCGGCCGCTGGCCCGGCGCCTGCTGCGCATCGGCGTGTTCCCGGCGACAGCGGAGCGAGCGGCGTCGGTCGCGGCCCCGAACGTGGCGGTCATGTCCGTGCTCGCGGTACGACCACAGTGGCGCCGCAGCGGCATCGGGGTGCTGCTGGTCGCCCACTTCGTCGAGCAGGCACGGCTCGCCGGCGCGACCCGCGTCGAGGCGCAGACCTCCACCGGATCTGTCGGAGCGACCGGATTCTACGAGCGTCTGGGCTGGGAAGCCGGCGCGCAGGAGTCGACACCGGACGGCGAAAGCGTCCGCACCTACCACCACCGCCTCGAACCTCCTGACCGCGCCATCGCTGACGGCGAAATGACCGGACGATCGCACTGA